In Kitasatospora gansuensis, a genomic segment contains:
- the tyrS gene encoding tyrosine--tRNA ligase produces the protein MTDIVDELRWRGLIALSTDEDALRKAFADGPVTFYCGFDPTAPSLHLGNLVQILTMRRIQQAGNFPLGLVGGATGLIGDPKPTAERVLNDPETVAAWVDRLRGQISKFLDFEGEYAARMVNNLDWTSGMSAISLLRDVGKYFRVNGMIAKEAVARRLNSEAGISYTEFSYQILQGMDYLELFRRYNCTLQTGGSDQWGNLTAGSDLIRKAEGKPVHLLATPLIVKADGTKFGKTESGTIWLDPELTTPYAFYQFWLNADDRDVSNFLRIFSFRTREEIEELERETAERPQARLAQRALAEELTTLLHGADQYERAVAASKALFGQGDLADLEPATLAAALAEVPKATVTELLPVVDLLVEAGLAPSRSGARRTIKEGGAYLNNAKVADEEAVPANSDLLHGRWLVLRRGKRNLAAIELASN, from the coding sequence GTGACGGACATCGTCGACGAGCTGCGGTGGCGAGGGCTGATCGCCCTGTCCACCGACGAGGACGCACTGCGCAAGGCGTTCGCGGACGGCCCGGTCACGTTCTATTGCGGCTTCGACCCGACGGCGCCCAGCCTGCACCTCGGCAACCTGGTGCAGATCCTCACCATGCGCCGGATCCAGCAGGCCGGAAACTTCCCGCTCGGCCTGGTCGGCGGCGCCACCGGCCTGATCGGCGACCCCAAGCCCACCGCCGAGCGAGTGCTCAACGACCCCGAGACGGTCGCCGCCTGGGTGGACCGCCTGCGCGGCCAGATCTCCAAGTTCCTCGACTTCGAGGGCGAGTACGCGGCCCGCATGGTCAACAACCTGGACTGGACGTCCGGCATGTCGGCGATCAGCCTGCTGCGCGACGTCGGCAAGTACTTCCGGGTCAACGGCATGATCGCCAAGGAGGCGGTCGCCCGGCGGCTGAACTCCGAGGCCGGCATCTCGTACACCGAGTTCAGCTACCAGATCCTCCAGGGCATGGACTACCTGGAGCTGTTCCGCCGCTACAACTGCACCCTGCAGACCGGCGGCAGCGACCAGTGGGGCAACCTCACGGCCGGCAGCGACCTGATCCGCAAGGCCGAGGGCAAGCCCGTCCACCTGCTCGCCACCCCGCTCATCGTCAAGGCCGACGGCACCAAGTTCGGCAAGACCGAGTCCGGCACGATCTGGCTGGACCCGGAGCTGACCACCCCGTACGCCTTCTACCAGTTCTGGCTGAACGCGGACGACCGGGACGTCTCGAACTTCCTGCGCATCTTCTCCTTCCGCACCCGGGAGGAGATCGAGGAGCTGGAGCGCGAGACCGCCGAGCGCCCGCAGGCCCGCCTCGCCCAGCGGGCCCTGGCCGAGGAACTCACCACCCTGCTGCACGGCGCCGACCAGTACGAGCGCGCGGTCGCCGCCTCGAAGGCCCTCTTCGGCCAGGGCGACCTCGCCGACCTGGAGCCCGCCACCCTGGCCGCCGCCCTGGCCGAGGTCCCCAAGGCCACGGTCACCGAGCTGCTCCCCGTGGTCGACCTCCTGGTCGAGGCCGGCCTCGCCCCCAGCCGCTCCGGCGCCCGCCGCACCATCAAGGAGGGCGGCGCCTACCTGAACAACGCGAAGGTCGCCGACGAGGAAGCCGTACCGGCCAACTCGGACCTGCTGCACGGCCGTTGGCTCGTGCTGCGCCGCGGAAAGCGCAACCTGGCCGCGATCGAGCTCGCCTCGAACTAG
- a CDS encoding HNH endonuclease translates to MRNTLVLNASYEPLTTVSLKRAVVLVLQDKAVVEQAHPLGVVRATGISVPVPRVIRLQRYVRVPFRQRAPWSRRGVLVRDQHLCAYCGRRATTVDHLHPKSRGGADSWLNTVAACAEDNQRKADRTPEQAGMRLLRKPFEPTPEATLMLALGLHRSEMNELAAWLPAAAVA, encoded by the coding sequence GTGCGCAACACGCTGGTTCTGAACGCGAGCTATGAACCCCTGACGACGGTGTCACTGAAGCGCGCCGTGGTGCTGGTGCTCCAGGACAAGGCCGTGGTCGAGCAGGCCCATCCGCTCGGTGTGGTGCGGGCGACCGGTATCTCGGTACCGGTCCCCCGGGTGATCAGACTCCAACGCTACGTCCGGGTGCCGTTCCGACAACGGGCCCCGTGGTCGCGGCGTGGAGTGCTGGTCCGGGACCAGCACCTGTGTGCGTACTGCGGACGACGGGCCACCACCGTGGACCACCTCCACCCGAAGTCGCGCGGAGGCGCCGACTCCTGGCTGAACACCGTCGCGGCCTGCGCGGAGGACAACCAGCGCAAGGCCGACCGGACGCCGGAGCAGGCCGGGATGCGGCTGCTGCGGAAGCCGTTCGAGCCGACGCCGGAGGCGACGCTGATGCTGGCGCTCGGGCTGCACCGCAGTGAGATGAACGAGCTGGCGGCCTGGCTGCCGGCCGCGGCGGTGGCGTAA
- a CDS encoding outer membrane protein assembly factor BamB family protein, whose product MAQDHSGTAGQEPVGYDYQQGWYPTQEQQPYGYQEQPQQQWQSEMPQQREPEQYYQQPEAGYEQQLYAPPSYEQPQAYEPPPSYQPSSFEQPSYEPLGEPAQPTPEPVPEVEAVPVVAVAAPRVRKTSPADRVKDLAASVISGEHAPSGRALLIRAGAGVAALGVLITAGVMVTSDRSDGGTAGGPAEIPKTFTVAHARAWAAQPAAAPAAGADDTLTGSWLLGDAVVRADSTGVHAYALADGKPTWTLAPPAEGAVPCGLSPTVSPAGLGAALFRVSADPKSACTLVSAVDTKTGKAAWTKPLSDAKDTYGAHVAVLDDKVVAVGDDKAVAWAAADGKDLWTYAGQGKFCTLSGGASGKTVVLHSTCADSVPADQAVALNAEDGKVHWWRGLNNQPKTVTVLSAEPAVVLTTGEQPTDDRIFAWGATGDPAAEIPVTAEGGRLGVTRGSFDATPTVFFQDQTLLTTLTTADGGHSSAVAYDLTTGKPRWKTQVAEKGKTVPVGVETGALLLAGDERLDQPAHLTRYAVTDGRATAGGGYPQGTGSLLTAGRVLTGGGKVVVLPEHSANFGVAGAFQAKG is encoded by the coding sequence ATGGCTCAGGACCACTCCGGCACGGCCGGGCAGGAGCCGGTCGGCTACGACTACCAGCAGGGCTGGTACCCGACCCAGGAGCAGCAGCCCTACGGGTACCAGGAACAGCCGCAGCAGCAGTGGCAGTCCGAGATGCCGCAGCAGCGCGAGCCGGAGCAGTACTACCAGCAGCCCGAGGCCGGGTACGAGCAGCAGCTGTACGCGCCGCCCTCCTACGAGCAGCCGCAGGCGTACGAGCCGCCCCCGTCCTACCAGCCGTCATCCTTCGAGCAGCCGTCGTACGAGCCGCTCGGGGAGCCCGCGCAGCCGACGCCCGAGCCGGTGCCCGAGGTCGAGGCCGTGCCCGTCGTGGCCGTCGCCGCCCCTCGGGTCCGCAAGACGTCGCCCGCCGACCGGGTGAAGGACCTCGCCGCCTCGGTGATCTCCGGGGAGCACGCGCCGAGCGGGCGCGCCCTGCTGATCCGCGCCGGAGCCGGGGTCGCCGCGCTGGGCGTACTGATCACGGCCGGCGTGATGGTCACCAGTGACCGGTCCGACGGCGGTACGGCCGGCGGCCCGGCCGAGATCCCGAAGACCTTCACCGTCGCGCACGCCAGGGCCTGGGCGGCCCAGCCCGCCGCCGCACCGGCCGCCGGGGCCGACGACACCCTGACCGGCAGCTGGCTGCTGGGCGACGCGGTGGTCCGCGCCGACAGCACCGGCGTGCACGCCTACGCGCTCGCCGACGGCAAGCCCACCTGGACGCTCGCCCCACCCGCCGAGGGCGCCGTCCCGTGCGGACTCTCACCCACCGTCAGTCCGGCGGGCCTGGGCGCCGCGCTGTTCCGGGTCTCCGCCGACCCGAAGAGCGCCTGCACCCTGGTCTCCGCCGTCGACACCAAGACCGGCAAGGCCGCCTGGACCAAGCCGCTCTCCGACGCCAAGGACACCTACGGCGCCCACGTCGCGGTGCTGGACGACAAGGTGGTCGCGGTCGGCGACGACAAGGCCGTCGCCTGGGCCGCCGCCGACGGCAAGGACCTCTGGACGTACGCCGGGCAGGGCAAGTTCTGCACGCTGAGCGGCGGCGCGAGCGGCAAGACCGTCGTGCTGCACAGCACCTGCGCCGACAGCGTGCCCGCCGACCAGGCGGTCGCGCTGAACGCCGAGGACGGCAAGGTGCACTGGTGGCGCGGGCTGAACAACCAGCCGAAGACCGTCACGGTGCTCTCCGCCGAGCCCGCCGTGGTGCTCACCACGGGGGAGCAGCCCACCGACGACCGGATCTTCGCCTGGGGCGCCACCGGCGACCCGGCCGCCGAGATCCCGGTCACCGCCGAAGGCGGCAGGCTCGGCGTCACCCGGGGCAGCTTCGACGCCACCCCGACGGTCTTCTTCCAGGACCAGACCCTGCTGACCACCCTGACCACGGCCGACGGCGGCCACTCGTCCGCCGTCGCCTACGACCTGACGACCGGTAAGCCGCGCTGGAAGACCCAGGTCGCCGAGAAGGGCAAGACCGTCCCGGTCGGCGTGGAGACCGGCGCCCTGCTGCTGGCCGGCGACGAGCGCCTCGACCAGCCCGCCCACCTCACCCGCTACGCCGTCACCGACGGCCGGGCGACCGCGGGCGGCGGCTACCCGCAGGGCACCGGCTCGCTGCTGACCGCGGGCCGGGTGCTCACCGGTGGCGGCAAGGTCGTCGTGCTGCCCGAGCACTCCGCCAACTTCGGCGTGGCGGGCGCCTTCCAGGCCAAGGGCTGA
- a CDS encoding 4a-hydroxytetrahydrobiopterin dehydratase — protein MSKSTRLTDDQITAGLAALPDWTREGEAIVRTAETAGFPTAIAVVGVVAEAAEELDHHPDIDIRWRTLRFVLSTHSAGGLTGLDLTMAARIDQALRDA, from the coding sequence ATGAGCAAGAGCACGCGACTGACCGACGATCAGATCACGGCCGGCCTGGCCGCCCTCCCGGACTGGACCCGGGAGGGCGAGGCCATCGTCCGGACCGCCGAGACCGCCGGCTTCCCGACCGCGATCGCGGTGGTCGGCGTGGTGGCGGAGGCAGCCGAGGAACTCGACCACCACCCCGACATCGACATCCGCTGGCGCACCCTGCGGTTCGTCCTCTCCACCCACAGCGCGGGCGGCCTGACCGGCCTCGACCTCACCATGGCGGCCCGGATCGACCAGGCGCTGCGCGACGCCTGA
- a CDS encoding sulfite exporter TauE/SafE family protein, whose product MTLWEGLAVLLAGIGAGTINTVVGSGTLITFPVLLAFGVPPVTANVSNTIGLVPGTLSGAIGYRRELAGQRDRLLRMGTASLLGGLLGAYLLVKLPSAAFDTIVPVLILLALVLVVIQPRVARAMAARKRDGSAAEIGPLLLGGVFLTGIYGGYFGAAQGVLLVALMGMLLQDSMQRINGAKNVLALIVNAVAAVFFLFTSEIDWTAVLLIAVGSTLGGQLGAKVGRRLPPPALRGVIVAVGLVAVTRMLLG is encoded by the coding sequence ATGACCCTCTGGGAGGGGCTCGCCGTCCTGCTCGCCGGGATCGGCGCCGGCACCATCAACACGGTGGTCGGCTCCGGCACCCTGATCACCTTTCCGGTGCTGCTCGCCTTCGGCGTGCCACCGGTGACCGCCAACGTCTCCAACACCATCGGCCTGGTGCCGGGCACGCTCAGCGGCGCGATCGGCTACCGCCGCGAACTCGCCGGCCAGCGCGACCGGTTGCTCCGGATGGGCACCGCCTCGCTGCTCGGCGGTCTGCTCGGCGCGTACCTGCTGGTCAAGCTGCCCAGCGCGGCCTTCGACACCATCGTGCCGGTGCTGATCCTGCTCGCCCTGGTGCTGGTGGTGATCCAGCCCCGGGTGGCCCGGGCGATGGCCGCCCGGAAGCGGGACGGTTCGGCCGCCGAGATCGGGCCGCTGCTGCTCGGCGGGGTCTTCCTGACCGGCATCTACGGCGGCTACTTCGGCGCCGCCCAGGGCGTCCTGCTGGTGGCCCTGATGGGCATGCTGCTGCAGGACTCCATGCAGCGGATCAACGGCGCCAAGAACGTGCTCGCCCTGATCGTCAACGCGGTGGCCGCGGTGTTCTTCCTCTTCACCTCGGAGATCGACTGGACCGCCGTGCTGCTGATCGCCGTCGGCTCCACCCTCGGCGGCCAGCTCGGCGCCAAGGTCGGCCGCCGCCTGCCGCCGCCCGCACTGCGCGGGGTGATCGTCGCGGTCGGCCTGGTCGCGGTGACCCGAATGCTGCTCGGCTGA
- a CDS encoding SPFH domain-containing protein: MEPVLIVLVVLVVVAFIALIKTIQVIPQASAAIVERFGRYTRTLNAGLNIVVPFIDRVRNRIDLREQVVPFPPQPVITQDNLVVNIDTVIYYQVTDARAATYEVASYIQAIEQLTVTTLRNIIGSMDLESTLTSREVINAGLRGVLDEATGKWGIRVNRVELKAIEPPTSIQDSMEKQMRADRDKRAAILTAEGARQAAILRAEGDKQAAVLTAEGEAQAAVLRADGEAAAIRTVFEAIHEGDADQKLLAYQYLQTLPELAKGDSNKLWIIPSEIGDALKGIGGAFGNVTGGGAAPAAPTGAPIQVDRPAGPRPVDTDKGTARPRVEPNREYPKLDPE; this comes from the coding sequence GTGGAACCCGTCCTTATCGTGCTGGTCGTCCTGGTCGTGGTGGCCTTCATCGCACTGATCAAGACGATCCAGGTGATCCCGCAGGCCAGTGCGGCCATCGTGGAACGTTTCGGCCGCTACACCCGGACGCTGAACGCCGGCCTGAACATCGTGGTCCCGTTCATCGACCGGGTCCGCAACCGGATCGACCTGCGTGAGCAGGTCGTCCCGTTCCCGCCGCAGCCGGTGATCACCCAGGACAACCTGGTGGTCAACATCGACACGGTGATCTACTACCAGGTCACCGACGCCCGGGCCGCCACCTACGAGGTGGCCAGCTACATCCAGGCGATCGAGCAGCTCACCGTCACCACCCTGCGCAACATCATCGGCTCGATGGACCTGGAGTCCACCCTGACGTCCCGTGAGGTGATCAACGCGGGGCTGCGCGGCGTCCTCGACGAGGCCACCGGCAAGTGGGGCATCCGGGTCAACCGGGTCGAGCTCAAGGCGATCGAGCCGCCGACCTCCATCCAGGACTCGATGGAGAAGCAGATGCGCGCCGACCGTGACAAGCGCGCCGCCATCCTCACCGCCGAGGGCGCCCGGCAGGCCGCCATCCTGCGGGCCGAGGGTGACAAGCAGGCGGCGGTCCTGACCGCCGAGGGTGAGGCGCAGGCCGCGGTGCTCCGCGCCGACGGTGAGGCCGCCGCGATCCGGACCGTCTTCGAGGCGATCCACGAGGGCGACGCCGACCAGAAGCTGCTCGCCTACCAGTACCTGCAGACCCTGCCCGAGCTGGCCAAGGGCGACTCCAACAAACTCTGGATCATCCCGAGCGAGATCGGCGACGCGCTCAAGGGCATCGGCGGCGCGTTCGGCAACGTCACCGGCGGCGGCGCCGCCCCGGCGGCCCCCACCGGCGCCCCGATCCAGGTCGACCGCCCGGCCGGGCCGCGCCCGGTCGACACCGACAAGGGCACCGCCCGCCCCCGGGTGGAGCCCAACCGCGAGTACCCCAAGCTCGACCCCGAGTAG
- a CDS encoding NfeD family protein, which yields MDFVDSWIWWLLAAVGLGIPLVLTAMPEFAMFAVGAGAAAAAAGLGVGVVGQFLIFVGVSVALLVVVRPIAYRQLKQGPGIRTGIDALTGATAIVQEQVDGQGGRIKLNGEIWSARALNPGSVYEPGQQVDVVEIQGATALVV from the coding sequence ATGGACTTTGTGGACAGCTGGATTTGGTGGCTCCTGGCCGCCGTTGGTCTTGGCATACCGCTGGTGCTCACCGCGATGCCGGAGTTCGCCATGTTCGCGGTCGGGGCCGGCGCGGCCGCCGCTGCCGCCGGGCTGGGCGTCGGGGTGGTGGGGCAGTTCCTGATCTTCGTGGGAGTCTCGGTCGCCCTGCTGGTCGTCGTCCGCCCGATCGCGTACCGGCAGCTAAAGCAGGGGCCGGGGATCAGGACCGGGATCGACGCGCTCACCGGCGCCACCGCCATCGTGCAGGAGCAGGTCGACGGGCAGGGAGGGCGGATCAAGCTGAACGGCGAGATCTGGTCGGCCCGCGCGCTCAACCCCGGCAGTGTCTACGAGCCGGGTCAGCAGGTCGACGTCGTCGAAATCCAGGGCGCCACCGCCCTGGTCGTCTAG
- a CDS encoding ABC transporter ATP-binding protein yields the protein MSDVLELVDVSVVREGRALVDQVSWSISEGERWVILGPNGAGKTTLLQVASTYLFPSAGAAAVLGEKLGAVDVFELRQRIGLASASLLDKLPTEQTVLQTVLTAAYGMTATWREQYETTDEVRALALLDRLGMADYVTRKFGTLSEGERKRTMIARALMTDPELLLLDEPAAGLDLGGREDLVRRLGALAQDAYAPAMAMVTHHVEEIAPGFTHVLMIRQGKVLTAGPIDTELTARNLSLCFGLPLTLERHGDRWSAQGLPLG from the coding sequence ATGAGCGACGTGCTGGAGCTGGTGGACGTTTCCGTGGTCCGGGAGGGGCGCGCGCTGGTCGACCAGGTCTCCTGGTCGATCTCCGAGGGTGAGCGCTGGGTGATCCTGGGCCCGAACGGCGCCGGTAAGACGACCCTGCTCCAGGTCGCCTCCACCTATCTCTTCCCGAGCGCCGGCGCGGCCGCCGTGCTGGGCGAGAAGCTCGGCGCGGTCGACGTCTTCGAGCTCCGCCAGCGGATCGGTCTGGCCAGCGCCTCGCTGCTGGACAAGCTGCCGACCGAGCAGACCGTGCTGCAGACGGTGCTGACCGCCGCGTACGGGATGACCGCCACCTGGCGCGAGCAGTACGAGACCACCGACGAGGTCCGCGCGCTGGCGCTGCTGGACCGGCTGGGCATGGCGGACTACGTCACCCGCAAGTTCGGCACGCTGTCCGAGGGCGAGCGCAAGCGCACCATGATCGCCCGCGCCCTGATGACCGACCCCGAGCTGCTGCTGCTGGACGAGCCGGCCGCCGGTCTCGACCTCGGTGGCCGCGAGGACCTGGTCCGCCGCCTCGGCGCGCTGGCCCAGGACGCGTACGCACCGGCGATGGCGATGGTCACCCACCACGTCGAGGAGATCGCTCCCGGTTTCACCCACGTGCTGATGATCCGTCAGGGCAAGGTGCTCACCGCGGGCCCGATCGACACCGAGCTGACGGCGCGCAACCTGTCGCTCTGCTTCGGTCTCCCGCTGACCCTGGAGCGGCACGGCGACCGCTGGTCCGCACAGGGCCTTCCGCTCGGCTGA
- a CDS encoding response regulator, which yields MPDATSPIRVLLVDDHQVVRRGLRTFLEVQDDIEVVGEAADGAEGVEKAEALGPDVVLMDLKMPGVDGIEALKLLKERGSAARVLIVTSFTEHRTMVPALRAGAAGYVYKDVDPEALAGAIRSVHAGHVLLQPELASALLSDDSPRPPQGRGGTLTDREREVLGHIADGRSNREIARALHLSEKTVKTHVSNILMKLDLADRTQAALWAVRNNQA from the coding sequence GTGCCTGACGCCACGTCACCGATCCGCGTACTGCTGGTGGACGACCACCAGGTGGTCCGGCGCGGGCTGCGCACCTTCCTGGAGGTGCAGGACGACATCGAGGTGGTCGGCGAGGCCGCGGACGGCGCCGAGGGCGTCGAGAAGGCGGAGGCACTCGGGCCGGACGTGGTGCTGATGGACCTCAAGATGCCCGGCGTGGACGGGATCGAAGCGCTCAAACTGCTCAAGGAGCGCGGCAGCGCGGCCCGGGTCCTGATCGTCACCAGCTTCACCGAGCACCGGACGATGGTGCCCGCGCTCCGGGCCGGCGCCGCCGGGTACGTCTACAAGGACGTGGACCCGGAGGCGCTGGCCGGGGCGATCCGCTCGGTGCACGCGGGCCACGTCCTGCTCCAGCCGGAGCTGGCTTCCGCCCTGCTCTCGGACGACTCCCCCCGCCCCCCGCAGGGCCGGGGCGGCACCCTGACGGACCGTGAGCGCGAGGTGCTCGGCCATATCGCGGACGGACGCTCCAACCGGGAGATCGCCCGGGCGCTGCACCTCTCCGAGAAGACGGTCAAGACCCACGTGTCCAACATCCTGATGAAGCTCGACCTCGCGGACCGCACACAGGCGGCGCTCTGGGCGGTACGCAACAACCAAGCCTAG
- a CDS encoding GAF domain-containing sensor histidine kinase: MPAEPTSCDPSLSGIEAVSGAVLAMSRHLEVREVLRRITAEARTLLGAEYAALGVPDDHGGFAQFVVDGVTDEQWKAIGPLPRQHGVLAAMLHRLTPTRLDDVRRAPDFEGWPDAHPDMSDFLGMPIVDGTEILGAVFLANKAGGFTAHDEELLRILAAHAAIALGNARLYERSRELTLAGERARIAHDLHDAVSQKLFSLRLTAKAAATLVDRDPARARAELAEVARLAAEAADELRAVVIELRPAALDEDGLVATLASQAQVLDRAHTAEVRFSSDGVRTLPPGQEAAVLRVAQEALHNALRHSGAKLVEVTLTGTADRGARLRVHDDGRGFDPETVRREGRHLGLVSMRDRAAAVGGTLSLESAPGQGTAIELEVPGA; encoded by the coding sequence ATGCCAGCCGAACCAACCTCCTGTGACCCCTCCCTGAGCGGGATCGAGGCCGTCAGCGGCGCCGTCCTGGCGATGAGCCGCCACCTGGAGGTCCGGGAGGTGCTGCGCCGGATCACCGCCGAGGCCCGGACCCTGCTCGGCGCCGAGTACGCCGCCCTCGGCGTGCCCGACGACCACGGCGGCTTCGCCCAGTTCGTGGTGGACGGCGTCACCGACGAGCAGTGGAAGGCGATCGGCCCGCTGCCGCGCCAGCACGGCGTCCTGGCCGCGATGCTGCACCGGCTCACCCCGACCCGGCTGGACGACGTCCGCCGCGCCCCCGACTTCGAGGGCTGGCCGGACGCGCACCCCGACATGAGCGACTTCCTCGGCATGCCGATCGTGGACGGGACCGAGATCCTCGGGGCGGTCTTCCTGGCCAACAAGGCGGGCGGCTTCACCGCCCACGACGAGGAACTGCTGCGGATCCTCGCCGCGCACGCCGCGATAGCGCTCGGCAACGCCCGGCTGTACGAACGCAGCCGCGAACTCACCCTGGCCGGCGAACGGGCCAGGATCGCCCACGACCTGCACGACGCCGTCTCGCAGAAGCTCTTCTCGCTCCGCCTCACCGCCAAGGCCGCCGCCACCCTGGTCGACCGCGACCCGGCCCGGGCCCGCGCCGAACTCGCCGAGGTGGCCCGGCTGGCCGCCGAGGCCGCCGACGAACTCCGCGCCGTGGTGATCGAACTGCGGCCCGCCGCACTGGACGAGGACGGCCTGGTGGCCACCCTCGCCTCGCAGGCCCAGGTGCTCGACCGGGCCCACACCGCCGAGGTCCGGTTCAGCTCGGACGGCGTCCGGACGCTGCCGCCCGGGCAGGAGGCCGCCGTGCTGAGGGTCGCTCAGGAAGCCCTGCACAACGCCCTGCGGCACTCCGGCGCCAAGCTCGTCGAGGTCACCCTGACCGGTACGGCCGACCGGGGCGCCCGGCTGCGGGTGCACGACGACGGACGCGGCTTCGACCCGGAGACCGTCCGCCGGGAGGGCCGGCACCTCGGGCTGGTCTCCATGCGGGACCGGGCCGCCGCCGTCGGCGGGACGCTGTCCCTGGAATCGGCCCCCGGCCAGGGGACCGCCATCGAGCTGGAGGTCCCCGGTGCCTGA